The DNA segment GCCTTGGAGCGTTTCTTGACATTGAGGTCATCTCCGACGACGTAGATGAAGCGAAGCGGAAAATCTGGGAGATGGCAGGAAGAATAGGACTGAGCGAGGACGACGTTGAGCCCAGGCTCTACCAGGAGCTCATCAAAGAACTTGAGAAAAGGAAATGATGCCTCAGCGAGCCGTCGCGACTATCTTGATTATGTCGTTGAACTCCAGCTCGTAGTCGTCTCCGACGCGCCTGTGGGTTCTCGCGTTGACTGCGTAGAGGAAGGTCTTCCCCAGGTCGGTGTGCACCTTGTAGGCCAGGTCGCGGGGCGTTGACCCCTTTGGGAGCAGGTGGACGTGGGGCAGAACGTTGCCGAACCCGTCAGTGAGCTTGTGCTCGTCCTCGACCGGGTAAACGGGAACCAGGTTTAGGAGCTCAAATACGGCAGTGTTGATTACCTGCTGGATCCCGGTAGAGCCAAAGCGGTCGAGAACCTTCTCCTTTATCAGCTGAAGGGCCTTTTCCTGCTTTCCACTCATTGGCTTCAGGATCTTGAAGTCGCTCGAACCGGGGACGTAGTCTATGAAGCCCGCCTTGGCGGCCTTCCTCAGGGTAAGCTCCGCCGCCGCGCTCGTGGGGATGACTATGTAACCCCTGCTCCTGCCCTTCCTTACCAGGCGCTCTATCTGGGCATCGGCCGCCGCGTCGGCCTTATTGGCCGCTATGATAATCGGCTTGTTTATCTTTCTCAGCTCGCGGACGAAGGCGAAAAGGTCCTCATCGCTCCACTTCGTCGGGTCGTTGTCGAGGCCGAGCTTATGGATAGCCTCAAACGCATCCTCCTCCGTAACTCCTATCCCGGTCAGCTGGTCGGCTATAGCCTGGGCAAGCTTGAGGTGCTGAAGCTTTATCCTCTTCGCGAACTTCTCCCAGTTCTTCCTGAGGATGCCGTATATCCAGTAGTCTATTTCCCTCTCAAGGAACTCGATGTCCTCAACGGGGTCGTGGTGGTCGGTGGGCTGTCCCTCCGCGTCGGTCTTTCCGGTAGCGTCAACCACGTGTATCAGAGCGGAGGCCATTCTCAGGTCGTCGAGGAACTTGTTGCCCAGCCCACGTCCCTCATGCGCCCCCGGGACGAGACCGGCAACGTCTATCATCTTTATCGGAATCAGTGCCTTTCCGTCCCTGTATTCATAGTTCTGAGGGTTCGGCGTGCAGCCGAGTTCCCTGCATGGATGCTCCGCTATGGCGTAGGTAACACCGACGTTAGCGTTTATCGTTGTGAAGGGATAATTGGCAATCTGGACATCGACAAGGGTTGCCGCCGAGAAGAAAGTTGACTTTCCTACATTTGGCTTTCCAACGAGGCCTATCTCCATGCTCACCACCGGGTTAAATTCGCGGGAGGGTTTTAAGGGGTTGCGGTTTCCGAAAACTATAACTCACCAACTGTCCTACTTCTTTCGGGTGAAGTCCATGGGAATCCTTTCCAACATCGACGGCCCTTCTCGCTGGAGGGTGAGGTGGTAGAATGACCGATGACTCCAATGTCTCCAGAATAACAGTCATCGCCTATTCAAAGGACAAATTCGTCAGCATGAAGTCTCCAGCGTGGGGGAAGCCCTGAGCGTTGAAGGATACAACGTCATCTGGGTGAACGTTGACACACCGTCGCTCATCCCCGAGGTGATGGATGCCCTGGGAATTCACGAGCGTCCGATGAAGAACCTCAGGAGAGCAAGCTCCCGTGCCAGGGTCTTTGTGTTCCCGGACTACCTGTTCCTTCTTCTCCATCAGGTGTACGAGATAGAGGGTGGGCTGAAGAGGGAGCGGATAGGCCTTCTGCTGAAGGACAATCTGGTGGTTACCGTTCAGGAGAGGCGGGGTGATGTTTTCGACCCGGTCAGAGAAAGCATAAGGGAAGGTGAAGGGCTCCTGCGGGATCGGGGGGCAGATTACCTGCTGTTCGCTCTCCTTGAGGCAATAGTGGAAAACTACGTGCCGATAATCGAGCGCATAAGCTCCAGAATGGAAGAGCTTGAAGCACAGATACTCTCAAGGGGGGACGAAAACGTTCTCCGAAAGATACACGGCCTCAGAAGGGAAATCCTCTTCATGCGCCGCACGATCTTCCCCCTGCTGGAGGCCTTCAGAAGGCTCCAGCTGGAGGCAAAGGAGTTCTTTGAGCGGGAAACCCGGAGCTGTATTGAAGAGCTCCACGACCACGTCCTTGAGGTTCTGGAGATACTCGAAGGCCAGCGCGAGCTCGCCAACAGCCTCGTCGAGCTTTACTACTCAACCATCTCGATGAAGACCAATGACATAATCAGAATCCTGACTGTGGTCTCAACGATATTCATCCCGCTGACCTTCATAACAGGCCTCTACGGAATGAACTTCCGATACATGCCCGAGCTTTACTGGAAATATGGTTATCCCTTCGTGCTTCTGCTGATGCTCACTATAGCTGTGGGAATGCTCGCCTACTTCAGGAGAAAAGGGTGGATTTAGAGGGCCTCAAGCCCAAGGGCAAGCTTCAGGGCCTTCTCGGCTATCACGTCGAGCGGGTCGATCAGGGGCACCTTTAGGTCTCCGGGTCTCAGGGCAACGCTGACCTCAGTGCAGCCGGCTATTATCCCATCAACCCGGGGCTGGAGCCTCTCCGCCACCTCAAGAAGGAGCCTCCTTCCAAACTCCAGCTTTCCGGCCTTCACACCTTCGTAGATGGCTTCCATAACAAGCCTTTGATCCCCTTCGCTTGGAACGACCAGCTTTATCCCCCTCCTGGCAAGAGGGCCTTCGTAAACCCCGCCCCTCACTGTCCCGTCGGTCGCAAGGAGACCGACCTTCTTGAGACCCATTTTTGCTATTCTCTCGGCAGTTGCTTCCACCATGCTGACAAGGGGAACCTTTATAGCCCTCTGGATGTCTTCAGCAAAGAAGTGCGCTGTGTTGCATGGCATTATTATAAAATCAGCCCCCCAGCTCTCGAGCTTCCTGGCACTGGCTACCAGCTCCGGCCTCGGGTCTTCCCCTTTCCCGAGGATAAATGCCGTCCTGTCAGGTATCTTCGGGTTGTTGTAGATGATTATCTTTGGATGCTCCTGGTCGCGCTTTGCCGGCGTCTTCTCCACTATCCTCCTGAAGAGCTCAACTGTCGCCAAAGGCCCCATGCCGCCGAGGATGCCTATGACCCTCTCGGTCATCCTTACTCCTCCAGCCAGACTGAGTCATCGCCGTAGTAGTTCAGCTTGACCACGAAGAGCCTGAACGGTTCATCCCGCTCGTTGATTACCCAGTGCACGATCTTTGGCTTGACAAGGAAGATGTCGCCCGGTTTGGCGAGGTGCTCCCTCTCCCCGATGCCGAGCCTCGCCTCGCCGCTTATTATGTAGAACAGCTCGTACTGCCTTTCGTGATAGTGCTTTTTGACGGTCTGCTTTGGCTTGACCTCAACTATCTGGGCGTAGCTTCCCTCAGGGAGCTCTCCTTCGAAGAGAGGGAGCTTCCTGTAAGTCCCGCGGTCGATGAGGTTCTTGATTTTGGCTTTCATCCTGCATCCCCGAGATAGATAGCTCCCAGAGTTGAAAAGCTTTATCCTTTCGACCCACATCGAAAGGCTCAAAAGACTTTTATACCCAGCCCGCGATTCATCAGTGAACAGATAGAAACGGTGGTGACCATGGAAGCGCTGGAGAAAGCCCTCCGCTGGGCGGAGGAAAACCTGAAAGCGGATTACATAGAGCTCCGGTACGAGAACCTGAGAAAGACGACCCTCGCCCTCAAAGATGGCGTTTTTACCAGCTTTACAGGGAAGCTGAACAGGGGCGTTGCGATAAGGGTTCTGGCCAACGGTGCGTGGGGCTTCGCCTCGACCAGCGACCTCAGCAATCTTGAGAGGAAGATCGAGGAGGCCTACAAGCTGGCCAAAGCGGCAGCGGAGACCAAGAAGGAAAAGATAGAGCTGGCCGAGATAAAGCCGGTCGAGGACTTCGTGAAGAGCAGGATGAAGGTCAAGCCGAAGGAAGTGGACATCGAGGAGAAGGTTGCCCACCTGAGGGAGCTGGAAAAGTTCCTCAAGGATGACAAGGCCGTTAAGAGTGTCCAGATACGCTACGAGGACGGCGGTGGCAAAAAGCTCCTCCTCACCAACGAAGGTACAAGGATAGAGTGGGACTACAACTACCTCTACCAGGGAACTTACGTCACCGGAAAGGCCGATGGAAAGCTGGCCATGGCGAGGGACAGCATAGGTGCGGTGGACTACGGCTGGGAGCTCATGACGGAGCACGAGCCAAACGAGAAGGTCACCGAAAGAATTCTCAGAAAGATGCACAGCCAGCTGAAAGGAATAGCCCCGAAGCGCGGCGAGTGGCCGATTGTAGCCGGCCCGATTGTCGTTGGAATAATAGCGCACGAAGCTCTTGGCCACCTCGCAGAGGCTGACCTGACCATAAACTCGCCCTTCAAGGACCTCATCGGCAAGCAGATTGCCCCGGAGTACGTCACGATGAGCGAGCGCTACGTTGAAGGCGGCTTTGGGAACGACCGCTATGATGACGAGGGCGTCCCCGTGAGGGACATCCACATCATCGAGAACGGAATCCTCAAGGAGATAATGCTGAACAGGGAATACGCCCACAAGTGGGGCATGGAGCCGAACGGCCATGCCAGGGCCGAGAGCTACCGCTACCCGCCGATAATTAGAATGAGAAACACTATATTCGAGCCCGGCGACCACTCCTTCGAGGAGCTCATCGAGGACATCAAGTTCGGCTACTACGTCGTTGACTTCCGCGGCGGCCAGGCCCAGCTTAACTCAGCATTCCAAGTTGGTGTCCAGGAGGGCTACGTCATCAGGAATGGTGAGATAGCAGAGCCGATAAGGGACACCTCAATCACTGGAGTTGCCATCGAGGCGCTGAAGAAGATAAGCGCTGTAGGCAAGGACTTCGGACTTGAGGTCGGCTTCTGCGGAAAGGGACAGACGGCCTTCGTCAGCTCAGGCGGCCCGCACATGCGCTTTGACGGGGAAATCCTCATCGGGTGAGGTGGTGAAGATGGAGGAACTGATACGGTACGGTGAGAAGTTTTTCGATGAGCTGGAGATCGCCGTTTACCGCTCCAAGGACGTCAGCGCAAGCGTCGAGCTGAACGAGATTTCAATGGCCTCCACGAGGAGCGGAGCCCTTACCATAATCCGAGGAATCAAGGACAAGCGCCTCGGTCTGGCGATAGTCGACAGCGACGAACCCCCCAGGATAATGGAGGCCATAGAGCAGGCGGCCAAGATGGCGAGGCTCAACAGCCCCGACGAGAAGTGGGTCTCCCTTCCGGAGCCGGGGAAGTACCGTGAGGGACCAAAGCCCAACTACGAGCTGAAGGATGCTTCACCTGACGGGCTCGTTGAGATGCTCGTCCGCGGCATAAAGCTCGCCCGTGAGAAGGATGAGCACGTTGTAGTTGCAGGCGGGGAGGGCGGCGTTTCGTGGGAGGAGAGGCACATCGTCAACTCCCACGGGGTAGACGTTTCCCAGGAGGGCGGTGCGGCGTTTCTGTTCCTGGAGCTGGTGGGAAGGAAGGGTGACGTCGTAACGCCCGGCATTTTTGACTTCGACGCGAAGCGCAGCTTAGACCTCGACGTTGAGGGGGTCGTTGAAAGGGCCGTCCAGAAAGTCAAGTGGGCCTACAGCGTCAAGGCCAGCAAAAACGAGGAGGTTCCAATAATCCTCGGCCCATGGGCGATTGCTGGACTTTTCAGCTACGCTCTCTTCCCAGCCTTCAGCGGTGAGCGCCTGGTTAAAGAAACGACACCGCTGGCAGGGAAGGTAGGAGAGAAGATAGCCAGCGACGTGCTCACGATATACGACGACCCGTTCCACGAGCTCTCCATACAGCCGGTTATAGCCGATGGTGAGGGAGTGCCAACGAGGAAGAACGTCCTCATCGAGAAGGGGACCTTCAAGGGCTTCGTCTGGGACAACTACTGGGCCAAAGTCCACGGCACCGAGAGCACCGGAAACGGCAAGAGGGACATAAGGAGCGGTGGCATAAACATAGGCTTCCACAGCATGGTCATAGAGAACGGTAAGCGCCCGCTGGAGGAGGTCATAGCGGAAATCGAGCACGGCTACTTCGTGGACGGCTTCCAAGGTGCGCACTCAAGCAACCCCGACAACGGGAACTTCGCGGTAACAGCAAACCCGGCGTTCCTCATCGAGGACGGCGAAGTCGTCGGCTCCAGCGTCTTCCTCATAGCCGGCAACGTCTACGAACTGCTGAAGAGCGCCACTGAGGTAACGAAGGAGCAGACCGTAATGCCCTTCATGACCACCATCATAACGCCCTTCGTGAAGTTCGAGAACGTGAAGATAGCGGGGAAGTGAATTTTCCCTTTTCTAACCTTTTGGGTGTTTTATCGGGAAAACAACTTCCTTTTAAAGCCTGTTTTCTCAGCAAAACACTACTTTAAAACCCTGAAGTCAATCGCTATGTTGAACTGCCTCGGCGCGTAGGGGCGGACTTTTCTTTCCTCCAAGAATTCAACCCCAAAGCCCAGCTCTCTCGCTACCGCCTTAATCCTTGCCTCGTGCTCGGAGAACAGGTCTTCCTCCGGGCCGAAGCCGTAGTAGTGGACAACTCCCCCATCCCTAACGCTCAGCATTGCCTCCCTCAGAAAGCGGTCGGCGAACTTGGGGAGGTTCATTATCACCCGGTCGGCCTCCACTTTGCCCGCCACCTTTCGAACGTCGCCGAGGACGGGCACGACGTTGTCAGCCTTGTTCAGCCGGATGTTCTCCTCAAGGTAGCGAACCGCCCAGGGGTTGATGTCACAGGCGAAGACGAGCTCTGCCTTCTTAGCTAAGAGCACCGCGTATGGCCCGACGCCGGCGAACATATCAAATATAATCTCCCCCGGCCGGGTCTTCTCGAAAATCCTCATCCGCTCCGTGGCCAGGCGGGGGGAGAAGTAAACCCTTGCAACGTCGAGCTTGAGCCTTATCCCGTTCTCGCGGTGGAGGGTTTCAGTCCTCCTCTCACCGGCGAGGTGAACCAGCTCCCTAATGCGGTATTCCCCGGAAACTCTGCCCCCCTTGGCGAAGACGGCCTTTATGTGCCGATGAACCCTGAGGATGGCATCTCCGATAGCTTTTCCATAGGACATCAGCTCTTCAGGTAGCTCGATTATCGCGAGGTCGCCGATGACGTCAAAGGAGCTCGGGAGGAGCGGTCTAACTTCATCCGGAACCTCAACGACCTCGCGGTAGCTGTGGGGCCTTCTCCCAACCCTCTCAAAGTCGGCCTCAACGAGCTCAAAGCCCTCAACCGGCTCTGTGACGGGGAAGAGTACGAACTCGCCCTCTCTTCTGACGGCGTATCCTTTCGCCAAGACGCCGAGTTCGATGAGTTTTCTTCTGACTTTCTCAGCTTCCCATTTGGGGACTCTGACCGCGAGCATAGCTATCACTCTATCCCACTGCATTTAAATGATCCGGCAAAGAGTTTTGAATCCAGAAGAGCCTTGGCAAAAGTTTCTTATGGTGCCCCGGCCGGGATTTGAACCCGGGGCGCGGGCTCGAAAGGCCCGCATGTTTGACCGGGCTACACCACCGGGGCTCGATATTAGGGAAGGGAGAGCGTTTAAAAATCTTTCGTCTGAGGGAAAGCCCCCGGCAAACTTTTTAAACCCCCGCCCGACCCTCAACCGATGGCCATGAAGACGCTCGCCGATGTTTTCAGGGAGGCACTGGGGGAGAAGGGGATCGAGAGCTTCGGGGTGCTCTCAAAGCGCTTTAGAAAGTCAAAGAACAAGCTCCAGGACGTGGCAGTGGAGATAATCAACGGAAAGGGGGCAGTATTCCGCGTCCCGGAGAAGACCGCCGTTGCGTGGGATCTGAACGGCAACCGCGTTGAAGGCTCTTACTACGCCTACGCTCCCCTGTGCATGATGGAGAAGTTCGAGCCTGTTTTAACACCCGAAGAGCTGAAGGCAAAGCTCCCGGAGTGGCCCTACTTCATAATCGACCTCTACCACTGGGACAGGCACACCCAGAAGGAGAAGGGGAAGATATGCCTCCAGGTGAGCCAGAGCTACGGCCTTCTGAGGGACTACTTCACAGGTCGTGAGCTGGCAGTAACGTGGGCGAATGACGAGTTTAAATCCATGTTCCACGGCCCTATCGGGAGGATAACAACCTACGCCGGACCGACGGCGGATTTTCTGAAGGAAAAGGGCATCGACGAGGTTGTTCTCCTCGATCCCTGGGCGGAGGAGGTTCTGAGCGAGAAGGATTTCGACGTCGGGGCCTTTATAATCGGCGGCATCGTCGACACCGGTGGGAACAAGAAGAAGACCACGCCCAAGATAGGAGAAGAGCTTGAGAGGGCTGGAATAAGGGTACGCAGAAGGAAGATCGTTCTCAAAGGCGACATCGTCGGCGTCCCCGACAGGATAAACCGGATTCTGGGGATAATCCTCAAGATGATGGTGGAAGGAAAGTCGATGGACGAGGCAGTTTACGAGTTTCAAGAACCCCTCCACGCCCGCTGGCGCCTGAGGAAGGAACTGCCAAAGAGGGTCATCAGGTACAAGGTGAGCGGCAAGACCTACAGGGTCGTCGAGAAGGAGCTTTTCGATGAATACTCCAAGTGGCTCAAAATCCGCTGGGAGGACTTCGTGAAGGTGCTGAGGGAGCTGGACTTAATAGCGCTTGAGAGGAAGAGGATACACCACCTCAACAAGATATCCAGCGCGAGGATAATAAACGGAAAGCTTTACAGGGTGATTCTGCTCAAAAAGGCCGCGATGCTGTGCTATAACTGCTGAGCCCATTCCTGCTCAATAGGAGGGTTAACTTAAAATATTCATTTTATGTTACATCGTAATAATGAAAGTCAGAAAGAATCCCATTGAGACTTCTCTGCCAACACTTCAGGACGTCCAATATGTAACTGCGATTTATCAGCGTCTAAGTGGGAATTCTGAGGCAGAAACACTCACAAACTTATTAGAATGGCAGGAACGAAATATACAGTACTGGAAAGAGAGATATTGGGCCGCTAGCGGGATAATGATATTTTTGATAATCATTATTTTTGTTCTTGTGACTCTCTTTTTTAGCGTGATCAATGTCCCATATCTGTCCTCATTATCAAAGAAGGCATTTTTGTTATTTGGACTTATCAGCATACTCATTTGCACCTTCCTTGTTGTATTTTTGTGTTTTATGCTACCTTATAACTATTATAATCTTGTAGCACAAGAGCGTCAGAGCCCCCCTAAGAAGCTTAAGAAAATGTTTAAGTTAGTTTACCATACGATTAAACCAAGTCTACCTATTAGTATAATCCTAGATTATCGGCTGGCAGTATGCAGGGATTATGCAAAGCTTACAGCTGCATTGCTTTTTAATTCTTATCCTGAGGTTTACTTCCTCACGCTTCCAAACCATGTTGCCGTTGCAGTCATGATAAACGGTAAATATTATGTTCTCGACCAGAAATTACCCATTATAAGTTTAGATAGCTGGATAAAAAGGTGGGAATGGCTCCTTTGGGCATTGAGACTTAAAAATAAGCTTTTGCTTAGAAGATACATTCCCGAGTGTAGCATGTATCTTGTCCAATTCGAAAAAAACCTAAATGGGACTATTTTAGCCAAACCCACTATTAGAGAGTATATACGTTACAAGGTAAAAACTTACGAGAAAGATGATATTAGAACTTGCATAGAAAAACTAGAGAAGCTCTTAATCAACAAATTTGGACTTAATTCGGTGAAAGCAATTAGTAGAAAACCAGATTTCACAATTACTCTAAAAAACTATGGGATTTATTGTGAAAATGATGAGATAATTTTGTATTCAATTGCGAGAAGCATTAGGAATCGCATCGAAGCAGAATTATCTGGAGGTATCAAGAAATTATCTGGTCTTAGAATTTTTATGAAAGATGATCAGGATTTACTTGTGGAGGTATATCTCAAAATGCAAAAATAAAAGGGCTCAGAAGAACACCACAACGGCATCCCCAACGACTGCCGTCTCGACCTCTTCGCCCTCGCTGAACACTGCCTTCCTGAGCACGATGTCCTCCTTGCCCAGCTCGACCGTCTGGCCTTCCACCTCAAACTCGACCTTTCCGGCCTCTTTGAGGGCCCTTGCAACCTCTTCCGCGTTCTCCTTGAGGTAGGCGGTGATCTTCGGCACGAGCTTGCCGTAGCGCGGGCCAACAGTCCTGAAGTTGGGCTTTATCTCAATGATGCGCTCCTCAAGTTCCGGCTCGCCCTGGATTATCTCCAGCTTCTCGATGTTCATGGTTCCGGCGATGTCCTTCTCGATGGCCTTCAGGGCCTCGTAGGAATCGGTGGCGTAGATGGCCACGTGCTTGAGCTTGGCGTTCAGAGCGAGGCCGTGGCTGTTCTTGTAGCGCCTCATGACACCGACTATCTCGCGGGCGAGCTCTCCGAGCCTCTCGGCCTCCTCGCTTATCCTGCCCTCATCGTACTTCGGCCACTCGAGGAGGTGCACGCTCTTGACACCAACGTGCCTCTTGAACATCTCCTGGTAGAGCTCCTCAGTTATGTGCGGCGCGAACGGAGCGAGGAGGAGCATCACGTTGTAAAGCAGCTCGTAGAGTGCCGCTTTCGCCTTCAGCTTGCTCTCCTCGTCGTCGCCGTAGAGGCGGTACTTGATCATCTCGATGTAATCGTCGGCCACCTCATGCCAGACGAAGGTCATCAGCTCTCTGGTGAGCAGGTTGAAGCGGTAGCGCTCCATCTCCTCGGCGGCGAACTTTATCAGCCTGTGGAGCCTGCTGAGTATCCAGCGGTCGATCGGCTCAAGCTCCTCCGGAGCGCTGCTCGGGTCAAAATCTACCAGATGACGCTCGGCGAAGCGGTAGATGTTCCAGACCTTCTGCAAAAACCTGTAGTTGTAGTCGACGATCTCCCACTTGAACGGGTGGTCCTCTCCGGGCGGAGCGAGGGCGGTCCAGAGGCGGAGCGCATCGGCGCCGTACTTCGGGATGACCTCGTCAGGGGCGACGACGTTGCCGTAGCTCTTGCTCATCTTCCTTCCGTCCGGGCCGGCCACCATTCCGTTGATGAGGACGTCATCCCAGGGCTTCTCGCCGGTTAGCTTATAGGTTCTGAATATCGTGTAGAAGGCCCACGTCCTTATGATGTCCGTCCCCTGCGGCCTGAGCGCGGTCGGGAAGTTGTGCTCGAACCAGCGCTTGGCCTCTTCGTCGCCCTTGATGGCCTCGTGCCACCGGGTTATGATGAGCGGGGTTATGCTTGAGTCTATCCAGCAGTCGAGGACGTCCGTGACGGGCTCAAGCTCGGCACCGCAGACCGGACACTTCTCGACCGGAGGTTTGTCAAAGCGCGGGTCAACCGGAAGGTCTTCTTCCCTCGCCGGAACCACGTGGCCGTTCTTGCAGACCCAGAACGGGAGCGTCGTTCCAAAGACCCTCTGTCTGCTGATGACCCAGTCCCAGTCCATACTCTCGGCCCAGTCCTTAAGCCTCAAGAACATGTCCTCGGGGTACCAGTTGATCTCCTCCGCGACCTTCACTATCTCGTCCGTGAAGTCCTTCACCCTGATGAACCACTGGGTCTTGGGGAGCAGCTCGATGGGCGCCATACAGGAGCTCCTCTCGGTGTGCCTCAGCACGCGATGGTGGACCTTCTGCTTCTTATATAGCAGGCCCATCTTTTCGAGGTCCTCGGCTATTACCTTCCTCGCCTCCTCGGTTTTCAGCCCCTTGTACGGCCCGGCGTTTTCGTTCATTGTGCCGTCCTCGTTGATTGCTATGATAACCGGCAGGTTGTAGCGCTTCTGCCAGACGACGTCCTGCTCGTCGCCGTAGGTACAGTTGTAGACCGCACCGGTTCCAAATTCGGGGTCAACGTCCTCATCGGCTATAACAGGCACTTCCCTCTCGAATATCGGGAGCTTAACCTTCTTACCTACCACGTCTTTGTAGCGCTCGTCGTCCGGGTGGACGAACACAGCGACACAGGCAGGCATCAGCTCGGGCCTCGTGGTGGCTATGGGGACGTAGCCGGAGCCGTCAGCTAAGGGGAGTTTGATGTAGTAGAGGTAGCCGTCCTCCTCGACGTAGCCAACCTCCGCTTTGGCGAGGCTTGTCCTGCATCTTGGACACCAGTAGACCGGGTGCTTGTCGCGGTAGAGCATGCCCTTCTCGTAGAACTCAAGGAGGGACTTCTGCACGGCAGCCTTGTACCAGTCGTCCATCGTGTGGTACTCAAGGTCCCAGTCGGCGGAATAGCCAATCCTAATGAACTGGTTTCTCATCGCCTCAATGGCCTGCCAGGTCCATTCGACGCACTTCTGGAGGAATTTCTCCGGCTGGTCTTTGCTGATTCCGAACTCCTTTTCGACCTTCAGCTCAGTCGGGAGGCCGTGGTTGTCAAAGCCCTGGGGGAAGAGCACGTTGTAGCCGGTCATTCTCTTATATCTCGCTATGATGTCGATCCAGGTGTGGCTGAGCACGTGACCGAGGTGGAGCGTTCCGCTCGTGAACGGGGGCGGGGTGTCTATCGCGTAGCTCGGTCTTTTCTCATCGAGCTCGTACTTGTAGATTTTCTCCTCAAGCCAGAACTTCTGCCACTTCGGCTCAATCTCGTTCGGGTCGTAGGTCTTAGGAAGCATGGGCATCACCCTTTCTGTTTTTTGAAGATGGGTTACCCTCAGAAGGGCGGCTTAAAAATCTTAGCAACGCCGGTGGTGCCGGAGTAAGGGCTAACCAAGAAGCGCGGAACGTATGGGATTCAAAGGGTGAAATCAGCGTTACGGTGGACGATAGGCACCACCAGGGTATAGAAATGAGCCCGAGGTTTAAAAAGTTTGGGGTTAAAGAGCTCTCAGAGGGACCCATTCCCGGAGATGAGCTTGTCCCATGTTATAGAGCATTCCACGGTCTTAGTCTCTGAGCACGTCCTTGTACTTGCTCTTCCGCACGAGCTCTTTAACCCTCTCGAGTCCTGTCAGGTAAGCCTC comes from the Thermococcus thioreducens genome and includes:
- a CDS encoding redox-regulated ATPase YchF: MEIGLVGKPNVGKSTFFSAATLVDVQIANYPFTTINANVGVTYAIAEHPCRELGCTPNPQNYEYRDGKALIPIKMIDVAGLVPGAHEGRGLGNKFLDDLRMASALIHVVDATGKTDAEGQPTDHHDPVEDIEFLEREIDYWIYGILRKNWEKFAKRIKLQHLKLAQAIADQLTGIGVTEEDAFEAIHKLGLDNDPTKWSDEDLFAFVRELRKINKPIIIAANKADAAADAQIERLVRKGRSRGYIVIPTSAAAELTLRKAAKAGFIDYVPGSSDFKILKPMSGKQEKALQLIKEKVLDRFGSTGIQQVINTAVFELLNLVPVYPVEDEHKLTDGFGNVLPHVHLLPKGSTPRDLAYKVHTDLGKTFLYAVNARTHRRVGDDYELEFNDIIKIVATAR
- the corA gene encoding magnesium/cobalt transporter CorA, giving the protein MGEALSVEGYNVIWVNVDTPSLIPEVMDALGIHERPMKNLRRASSRARVFVFPDYLFLLLHQVYEIEGGLKRERIGLLLKDNLVVTVQERRGDVFDPVRESIREGEGLLRDRGADYLLFALLEAIVENYVPIIERISSRMEELEAQILSRGDENVLRKIHGLRREILFMRRTIFPLLEAFRRLQLEAKEFFERETRSCIEELHDHVLEVLEILEGQRELANSLVELYYSTISMKTNDIIRILTVVSTIFIPLTFITGLYGMNFRYMPELYWKYGYPFVLLLMLTIAVGMLAYFRRKGWI
- the cuyB gene encoding cysteate racemase encodes the protein MTERVIGILGGMGPLATVELFRRIVEKTPAKRDQEHPKIIIYNNPKIPDRTAFILGKGEDPRPELVASARKLESWGADFIIMPCNTAHFFAEDIQRAIKVPLVSMVEATAERIAKMGLKKVGLLATDGTVRGGVYEGPLARRGIKLVVPSEGDQRLVMEAIYEGVKAGKLEFGRRLLLEVAERLQPRVDGIIAGCTEVSVALRPGDLKVPLIDPLDVIAEKALKLALGLEAL
- a CDS encoding cupin domain-containing protein — its product is MKAKIKNLIDRGTYRKLPLFEGELPEGSYAQIVEVKPKQTVKKHYHERQYELFYIISGEARLGIGEREHLAKPGDIFLVKPKIVHWVINERDEPFRLFVVKLNYYGDDSVWLEE
- a CDS encoding TldD/PmbA family protein; amino-acid sequence: MEALEKALRWAEENLKADYIELRYENLRKTTLALKDGVFTSFTGKLNRGVAIRVLANGAWGFASTSDLSNLERKIEEAYKLAKAAAETKKEKIELAEIKPVEDFVKSRMKVKPKEVDIEEKVAHLRELEKFLKDDKAVKSVQIRYEDGGGKKLLLTNEGTRIEWDYNYLYQGTYVTGKADGKLAMARDSIGAVDYGWELMTEHEPNEKVTERILRKMHSQLKGIAPKRGEWPIVAGPIVVGIIAHEALGHLAEADLTINSPFKDLIGKQIAPEYVTMSERYVEGGFGNDRYDDEGVPVRDIHIIENGILKEIMLNREYAHKWGMEPNGHARAESYRYPPIIRMRNTIFEPGDHSFEELIEDIKFGYYVVDFRGGQAQLNSAFQVGVQEGYVIRNGEIAEPIRDTSITGVAIEALKKISAVGKDFGLEVGFCGKGQTAFVSSGGPHMRFDGEILIG
- a CDS encoding TldD/PmbA family protein, with product MEELIRYGEKFFDELEIAVYRSKDVSASVELNEISMASTRSGALTIIRGIKDKRLGLAIVDSDEPPRIMEAIEQAAKMARLNSPDEKWVSLPEPGKYREGPKPNYELKDASPDGLVEMLVRGIKLAREKDEHVVVAGGEGGVSWEERHIVNSHGVDVSQEGGAAFLFLELVGRKGDVVTPGIFDFDAKRSLDLDVEGVVERAVQKVKWAYSVKASKNEEVPIILGPWAIAGLFSYALFPAFSGERLVKETTPLAGKVGEKIASDVLTIYDDPFHELSIQPVIADGEGVPTRKNVLIEKGTFKGFVWDNYWAKVHGTESTGNGKRDIRSGGINIGFHSMVIENGKRPLEEVIAEIEHGYFVDGFQGAHSSNPDNGNFAVTANPAFLIEDGEVVGSSVFLIAGNVYELLKSATEVTKEQTVMPFMTTIITPFVKFENVKIAGK
- the trm5b gene encoding tRNA (guanine(37)-N1)-methyltransferase Trm5b; this encodes MLAVRVPKWEAEKVRRKLIELGVLAKGYAVRREGEFVLFPVTEPVEGFELVEADFERVGRRPHSYREVVEVPDEVRPLLPSSFDVIGDLAIIELPEELMSYGKAIGDAILRVHRHIKAVFAKGGRVSGEYRIRELVHLAGERRTETLHRENGIRLKLDVARVYFSPRLATERMRIFEKTRPGEIIFDMFAGVGPYAVLLAKKAELVFACDINPWAVRYLEENIRLNKADNVVPVLGDVRKVAGKVEADRVIMNLPKFADRFLREAMLSVRDGGVVHYYGFGPEEDLFSEHEARIKAVARELGFGVEFLEERKVRPYAPRQFNIAIDFRVLK
- the trm10 gene encoding tRNA (guanine(9)-/adenine(9)-N1)-methyltransferase, encoding MKTLADVFREALGEKGIESFGVLSKRFRKSKNKLQDVAVEIINGKGAVFRVPEKTAVAWDLNGNRVEGSYYAYAPLCMMEKFEPVLTPEELKAKLPEWPYFIIDLYHWDRHTQKEKGKICLQVSQSYGLLRDYFTGRELAVTWANDEFKSMFHGPIGRITTYAGPTADFLKEKGIDEVVLLDPWAEEVLSEKDFDVGAFIIGGIVDTGGNKKKTTPKIGEELERAGIRVRRRKIVLKGDIVGVPDRINRILGIILKMMVEGKSMDEAVYEFQEPLHARWRLRKELPKRVIRYKVSGKTYRVVEKELFDEYSKWLKIRWEDFVKVLRELDLIALERKRIHHLNKISSARIINGKLYRVILLKKAAMLCYNC